The Aeromonas jandaei genomic interval GCACCAGTCGCAGTGTTGCTCATCGACAGCGTGATCGTGGCCTGCGCCGTCTTTGTCTTGCTGCCGGCGCTGCACAAGCTGACCGGCAGGCTGTCTGGCTAAACCTGTCTGGCATCCCAGTAGCAGGGAGAGCCATATTTTCCCGCCAGAAAATCGATCACCACCCTCACCTTGGCGGCGAGCTGGTCGGTCTCCAGATAGAGCGCGCTGATCACCTGCTGCTCCACGCTGGTGGAGACGGTGAACCGGGTCATGATCGGCTTGAGCCGCCCGGTTTTCAGCTCCTCGCCGATGAGCCAGGTGGGGAACACCACAATCCCGGCACCCGCCACCGCGCCGGCAACCAGGGTATCGGCATTGTTGCTGTAGAGGGTGCCGCTCACCTCATAGGGTTGCAGCTGCTCCTGGCCGATGAACCAGCGTTGCAGGCCATTGCTCCCCTTGAAGACCAGACAGTTGTGCTGCGCCAGCTCATCCGGGCTGGCCGGTTCGCCATGGCGATTGAGGTAGTCGGGGCTGGCCGCCATCACGTAGTGCTGCTGGCCAAACTGTTTCATCCGCAGGGAGGAGTCTTGCGAGATCCCGATGCGGATCAGCAGGTCGATCGACTCAGCCGCCGGATCGACATAGTGATCCGTCTGCTGCAACTCGACCTTGAGCAGGGGGTAGCGCTCCAGCAGTTCGGTCAGATAGGGGGCAATGTGGAGCCGGCCAAAGGCGACCGGCGCGCTGATCCGGATGGTGCCTCTCGGGGTGTCCGCCCGCTGCTCGATCTGGCCGACCACCCGCTCATACTGCTGGAGGATCTCGGCGCACTGTTTGGCAAAGGCGACCCCCTCCTCGGTAAGGGAGATGGAGCGGGTATGGCGGTGCAGCAGTTTGGATCCCACCTTCTCCTCCAGCTGCGCCATCTTGCGCGAGACGGACGAA includes:
- a CDS encoding LysR family transcriptional regulator gives rise to the protein MNYDVSLLEIKLFLMTTRFGSFSDVARRQDMTPSSVSRKMAQLEEKVGSKLLHRHTRSISLTEEGVAFAKQCAEILQQYERVVGQIEQRADTPRGTIRISAPVAFGRLHIAPYLTELLERYPLLKVELQQTDHYVDPAAESIDLLIRIGISQDSSLRMKQFGQQHYVMAASPDYLNRHGEPASPDELAQHNCLVFKGSNGLQRWFIGQEQLQPYEVSGTLYSNNADTLVAGAVAGAGIVVFPTWLIGEELKTGRLKPIMTRFTVSTSVEQQVISALYLETDQLAAKVRVVIDFLAGKYGSPCYWDARQV